From Pyrenophora tritici-repentis strain M4 chromosome 1, whole genome shotgun sequence, the proteins below share one genomic window:
- a CDS encoding MdlB, ABC-type multidrug transport system, ATPase and permease component codes for MWRSGRITTILATAIRLPFSSTSRYAEVIKATALIYDFATLPQGDGTNVGSDGITLFGGQKQCVSLARALYLQADLFILDDVFSGLDAETAEHVFNQVFGPNGLLRRRRTTVVLCTHSMLHLPAADHIIALGDGTVVAQVSFDQLKAHEGFQLHALSQRSTFTTSMEPQPEPQSQLAEVPKTHSISLVPAVGSARQYGDRTVYKQYIKSMGVFLAVCSSFLAALWGFFTNFSTVWLTFWTKTLKTKGQAHLDSFYIGIYGLLQACALVSLLFLCIAIFIISVKKAGANIHCDVLHTIIRAPLAFFTKTDTGVITNLFSQDLNLIDTELPEASIIALLTLAQTVGQLAVIPTSSAYLAISYPFLVVLLYAVQRFYLRTSRQIRQLDLEAKSPLYTHFLDTVRGIATLRAFGFMHDEIENNSRLIVSSQRPSYLLPMIEEWLNCVLNVVVIVMAVLLTTLAVRLHSKSGFAGASLYSLLTLGENLSAIVIYWTKLEY; via the exons ATGTGGCGTTCAGGTCGCATCACAACCATATTGGCTACTGCGATCAGACTGCCTTTCTCTTCAACAAGTCG GTATGCCGAAGTTATCAAAGCGACCGCTCTCATTTACGACTTTGCTACGCTCCCTCAAGGAGATGGCACTAACGTTGGATCTGACGGAATCACGCTCTTTGGTGGCCAGAAGCAATGTGTTTCTCTCGCTCGAGCTTTGTATCTACAAGCTGATCTGTTTATCCTGGATGACGTATTTAGCGGATTAGATGCCGAGACTGCGGAGCATGTATTCAACCAAGTCTTTGGACCAAACGGCCTGCTGCGAAGACGGCGGACTACCGTGGTATTATGCACTCATAGCATGCTGCACCTTCCCGCAGCGGACCACATCATTGCACTGGGAGACGGCACCGTCGTCGCGCAAGTCAGTTTCGACCAACTGAAAGCTCATGAAGGTTTTCAGCTTCACGCGCTGTCACAAAGGTCGACATTCACGACGTCCATGGAGCCACAGCCAGAACCACAATCGCAGCTTGCCGAGGTACCGAAAACACATAGCATATCACTGGTGCCAGCCGTAGGTAGTGCGCGGCAGTATGGGGACCGAACAGTATACAAGCAGTACATTAAAAGCATGGGCGTGTTTCTAGCAGTGTGCTCTAGCTTCCTTGCAGCGCTTTGGGGATTCTTCACCAACTTTTCAACCGTCTGGCTCACGTTCTGGACCAAAACTCTGAAAACGAAAGGACAAGCGCACTTGGACAGCTTTTACATAGGCATCTATGGCCTGCTCCAGGCCTGTGCTCTTGTATCACTACTCTTCCTATGTATCgccatcttcatcatctcGGTCAAGAAAGCCGGCGCAAATATACACTGCGATGTCTTGCACACTATAATCAGGGCACCGCTTGCTTTCTTCACAAAAACAGATACCGGCGTCATCACGAATTTGTTTTCGCAGGATCTGAATCTCATTGATACCGAGCTGCCAGAAGCATCCATCATTGCACTTCTGACACTCGCTCAGACAGTTGGACAACTTGCTGTTATTCCCACGTCATCAGCATACCTTGCAATAAGCTATCCGTTCCTTGTTGTACTGCTGTATGCTGTGCAGCGATTCTACCTACGCACTTCGCGCCAGATCCGGCAGCTTGACCTCGAGGCTAAGAGTCCCTTGTACACACATTTTCTCGACACGGTCAGGGGCATTGCGACACTGCGGGCGTTCGGCTTCATGCACGACGAGATTGAGAATAACTCTCGTCTAATCGTGTCTAGCCAACGGCCATCTTATTTGCTGCCCATGATCGAAGAGTGGCTGAATTGCGTGCTCAATGTTGTAGTCATAGTCATGGCAGTTTTGCTAACAACGCTTGCCGTGCGGTTGCACTCCAAGTCTGGGTTTGCCGGCGCTTCTCTCTACAGCCTCTTGACTCTCGGAGAGAACCTTTCAGCCATCGTCATCTACTGGACTAAGCTAGAATACTAA
- a CDS encoding DUF3632 domain containing protein — protein sequence MHHLRDALLSPSPEGPPELNKLDEMAKDMLSVRESVARGEFNELRGAAFYNRAGVVSNRYCSLGDGIDSLVHHIHSMWHMYYQLSVHTAHDTYDHDRLVLDIVRIQGLGPLTRPVTGNYGIDIARTVDGTVWNDLPFLATDMTEFWINNCATLKNAQRLNLASFLAKLASTRVSKDRICQIGLVLFSSTFEERRVIVGGEPDELASHQWISTLDLMQLMPAVCVWVKEAGHVLVQLCDVSWNDCPSKIGQGGHNFLESEFGKRSPTGFTPWRWMYWLKRLHEIREEAKEANEKILEEQTTDAIDRMVAQVHKRNSGILRAYQDGGDFLKQDEHLSCLKGKYIK from the coding sequence ATGCATCACCTCCGTGATGCTCTACTAAGCCCCTCGCCAGAGGGCCCTCCTGAACTCAACAAGCTAGACGAAATGGCTAAGGATATGCTAAGCGTTCGTGAATCTGTGGCGCGTGGGGAATTTAATGAGCTCCGCGGAGCAGCTTTCTATAATCGAGCTGGGGTTGTCAGCAATCGATACTGCAGCCTAGGAGATGGTATAGATTCTCTGGTACACCACATTCATTCTATGTGGCACATGTACTACCAGCTTAGTGTGCACACGGCACATGATACGTACGATCACGACCGCTTGGTCCTCGATATCGTCCGAATTCAGGGACTGGGACCGTTGACCAGGCCCGTGACTGGGAACTACGGCATCGATATCGCACGAACAGTCGATGGCACGGTGTGGAATGACCTCCCCTTCCTGGCCACGGACATGACCGAATTCTGGATCAACAATTGCGCGACCTTGAAAAACGCTCAGCGACTCAATCTCGCGTCCTTCTTAGCTAAGCTGGCGTCGACCCGCGTTAGCAAGGATCGAATCTGTCAGATCGGTCTTGTTCTGTTCTCCTCTACTTTTGAGGAAAGACGCGTGATTGTCGGAGGGGAGCCAGATGAACTTGCTTCACATCAGTGGATCTCGACTCTTGATTTGATGCAGCTTATGCCGGCTGTGTGTGTGTGGGTCAAAGAGGCTGGTCACGTTCTTGTCCAACTCTGCGATGTCTCATGGAATGATTGTCCCAGCAAGATTGGGCAGGGTGGGCATAACTTTCTAGAATCCGAATTCGGGAAGCGATCACCAACTGGATTCACCCCATGGAGATGGATGTACTGGCTCAAGCGTCTCCATGAAATTCGTGAAGAAGCGAAAGAGGCAAATGAGAAAATCCTCGAGGAGCAGACTACGGATGCTATTGACCGCATGGTCGCGCAAGTGCACAAGCGAAATTCTGGAATTCTCAGGGCGTACCAAGACGGTGGAGATTTCTTGAAGCAGGATGAACATTTGTCATGCTTGAAGGGTAAATATATCAAATAA
- a CDS encoding DUF3431 domain containing protein: MLRSRRKIEVIVVAVFLLCAWFLFDAHFHDLQEESVEASAAKKLWRYEATKAGKEQKTIEQEIAHSTTKEETSPTSTVPQHSSTLTHSTTVATPSPSLPDRVVVMAKLPEDETDWVQTDLQDWQSAIYNIDTETPHNTSTLDPLTNSTLRTLRNKGMEANAYLAYIVQNYDNLPSTIAFIHPHKDGYPLAWHTDNSEHSNVVSLQSLNINFIQSNGYANLRCVHDPGCPHEVMPFRDPPEDHRTIEAAMPDAWRDLFNNNDVPHILATPCCAQFAVSSKQVQKRSLDEYKKFYTWLMETSLKDETSGRVFEYLWHILFGQDPVYCPAYEKCYCDVYNKC, encoded by the exons ATGCTGCGCTCACGCAGAAAAATTGAGGTCATTGTGGTAGCAGTGTTCTTACTTTGCGCATGGTTCCTCTTTGACGCCCATTTCCATGATCTCCAAGAAGAAAGCGTCGAGGCTAGCGCGGCTAAGAAGCTATGGAGATATGAGGCAACAAAAGCAGGAAAAGAGCAAAAGACTATAGAGCAGGAAATTGCGCATAGCACGACGAAAGAGGAAACATCGCCGACCTCCACTGTCCCGCAACATTCAAGCACATTAACGCACAGTACCACAGTCGCGACACCCAGCCCATCGTTACCTGATCGTGTTGTGGTAATGGCAAAGCTTCCCGAAGATGAAACAGACTGGGTACAAACCGACCTGCAAGACTGGCAATCAGCCATCTACAACATCGACACCGAAACGCCACACAACACATCGACTCTCGATCCGCTCACCAACAGCACCTTACGTACCCTTCGAAACAAGGGGATGGAAGCAAATGCATACCTCGCATACATTGTGCAAAATTACGACAACCTGCCTTCAACAATCGCGTTCATTCATCCGCACAAAGATGGCTACCCGCTCGCCTGGCACACCGACAACAGCGAACATTCCAACGTGGTATCTCTGCAAAGCCTCAACATCAACTTCATCCAAAGCAATGGCTATGCGAATTTACGTTGCGTCCACGATCCCGGTTGTCCGCATGAAGTGATGCCGTTCCGAGACCCACCTGAGGATCATCGAACGATCGAGGCAGCGATGCCGGATGCGTGGCGAGATTTGTTCAATAATAACGATGTGCCGCACATACTGGCGACTCCTTGCTGCGCGCAATTTGCTGTGTCGAGCAAGCAAGTGCAGAAGCGGTCTTTGGACGAGTACAAGAAGTTTTATACGTGGTTGATGGAAACTTCGCTGAAGGATGAGACTAGTGGAAGGGTGTTTGAGTATCTTTGGCATATACTGTTTGGTCAAGACCCTGTTTA CTGTCCTGCATACGAGAAGTGTTATTGCGATGTTTATAACAAATGTTGA
- a CDS encoding CN-hydrolase domain containing protein, whose amino-acid sequence MANILRVAACHVSPVFLSASRTTDKTISLIKQAASRKANLVVFPETYIAAFPVWSSVRAPTENHSLFQRMVKESIYADGDEMEAIREAARSNGILVSIGFSEKSRQSNGCLYNSNLTIGAQGEVLVHHRKLVPTFFEKLTWSPGDGHGLRIAATEFGRIGTLICDENTNALARYALIAQAEQVHISTWPAVWPTRTPHKVSQLGGEDQSSTTSGANYDNLAANRTRAAAHCFEAKCFGVACSGHLGEDAIETIVDGASQPDVVADTLRVMPRAATFFLDPTGAPLRSFIYKNSDKEYVGALQDQEDILYADMNLDDCIEGKQYHDVVGGYQRLDVFDLKVDRSRKELVRFV is encoded by the coding sequence ATGGCGAACATCCTACGTGTCGCAGCTTGCCACGTATCGCCCGTATTCCTGAGCGCATCTCGAACGACTGACAAAACTATATCGCTCATCAAGCAAGCTGCCTCAAGAAAGGCCAACCTTGTGGTATTCCCAGAAACCTACATTGCTGCTTTCCCAGTATGGAGCTCTGTAAGGGCACCGACGGAGAATCACTCCTTGTTCCAGCGCATGGTGAAAGAGTCGATCTACGCAGACGGAGATGAGATGGAAGCAATTCGTGAAGCGGCGCGGTCTAACGGCATCTTGGTCAGCATTGGCTTCAGCGAGAAGTCGCGACAGAGCAACGGTTGCCTATATAACTCGAACCTGACTATCGGAGCGCAAGGTGAGGTACTGGTGCATCACCGCAAACTGGTCCCGACCTTCTTCGAAAAGCTTACTTGGAGCCCCGGTGACGGCCATGGTCTACGCATCGCTGCGACAGAGTTCGGACGCATTGGCACATTGATCTGTGACGAGAACACGAATGCGCTTGCAAGGTACGCTTTGATTGCGCAGGCCGAGCAGGTGCATATCTCTACCTGGCCGGCGGTATGGCCGACAAGAACACCACATAAGGTGAGCCAGCTGGGCGGCGAAGATCAATCTTCCACTACTAGTGGAGCAAATTATGACAACTTAGCTGCCAACAGAACGCGCGCAGCAGCTCATTGCTTCGAGGCAAAATGTTTTGGTGTCGCATGTTCCGGGCACTTGGGAGAAGATGCGATTGAAACCATCGTCGACGGTGCAAGCCAGCCTGATGTAGTGGCTGACACTTTGCGCGTTATGCCACGAGCCGCAACCTTCTTCCTAGATCCGACGGGCGCACCACTTCGAAGCTTCATCTACAAGAATTCAGACAAAGAGTATGTGGGTGCGTTGCAAGACCAGGAGGACATACTCTATGCCGATATGAACCTAGATGACTGCATCGAGGGTAAACAATATCATGATGTTGTAGGAGGTTATCAGCGACTGGACGTGTTTGACCTAAAAGTTGACCGATCCAGGAAAGAGCTAGTGCGCTTTGTTTAG
- a CDS encoding EMP70 multi-domain protein, producing MNQQKSTSIHSLKTHNDILNTEDECLRQALALRKKHKKRSKPLDLQQRKEYHSSAVFWSPSKLRKAQIRERVKHQEEEAEKPQKAQKRELKVANTLYKRKMAEEAKALREKVRKKPGQKSAKRRLKPPRGGPKKSKKNEIATLNKLYNNSKEATEQLQSLLKVDRQSGGVIIAFGGGGC from the coding sequence ATGAATCAACAAAAGAGCACGTCCATTCACTCCCTCAAGACGCATAACGATATACTCAACACCGAAGACGAGTGCTTACGCCAAGCTCTTGCACTTAGAAAGAAGCACAAGAAGAGGAGCAAGCCTCTagaccttcaacagcgcaAAGAGTATCATAGTAGTGCAGTGTTCTGGAGTCCTTCAAAGCTCCGCAAAGCCCAGATTCGCGAGCGAGTAAAAcatcaagaagaagaagcagaaaaACCCCAAAAAGCACAGAAGAGAGAGCTAAAAGTCGCAAATACCTTGTATAAGAGAAAGATGGCTGAGGAAGCAAAGGCGTTGCGAGAGAAAGTGCGAAAGAAGCCCGGGCAGAAGAGCGCAAAAAGGCGGCTGAAGCCGCCGCGCGGAGGGCCCAAAAAGAGCAAGAAAAACGAGATCGCAACTCTCAATAAGCTCTACAACAATTCCAAAGAGGCAACAGAACAGCTTCAAAGCCTCCTAAAGGTCGACAGACAAAGCGGAGGAGTGATAATCGCGTTTGGGGGGGGGGGCTGTTGA
- a CDS encoding LldD, L-lactate dehydrogenase (FMN-dependent) and related alpha-hydroxy acid dehydrogenase: MRTSVLLFASCALAASPFLDEPDTGIDAQFGAFVANKTLPPLNSLVGLPDFQWVGRNFMNASSFTYYRNGAAGEWSYRNNLEIFQRFRLRPRFLTDVTNVPNTMPTTILGHNFSSPIFISPCARGGYANDAGEVGLAKGAGEAGILYMPSLYSSIPMEDIYAARASKDQVMFQQIYLNGNLSSTKALFDKAKSLGAKGLVITVDSAGSAIRHRAARYGVGSANTQLTKLTWEVFQQLQNLTDLPLIPKGIQTVEDTQEAVKQGVKAVFLSNHGGRQIDGSPSTLQVAMEIHQRDPELFKKIEIYADGGIRYGTDILKLLALGVKAVGVGRPFMFANIYGADGVKKAADLLKNELIMDAANMGVSDLKNVPLDLIDWKAASPWVGNDQI; this comes from the coding sequence ATGCGTACCTCAGTCCTACTCTTCGCTTCGTGCGCCCTTGCTGCCAGTCCCTTCCTGGATGAACCAGACACTGGCATTGATGCGCAGTTCGGTGCCTTCGTCGCCAACAAGACACTCCCTCCACTAAACTCTTTGGTCGGTCTGCCTGACTTCCAATGGGTTGGTCGCAACTTCATGAACGCATCATCATTCACATACTACCGCAATGGCGCAGCGGGTGAATGGTCTTACCGCAACAACCTGGAAATCTTCCAACGCTTCCGTCTTCGACCACGCTTCCTGACGGATGTCACAAACGTCCCCAACACCATGCCAACAACCATCCTCGGCCACAACTTCTCCTCGCCGATCTTCATCTCGCCTTGCGCTCGCGGTGGATATGCCAACGACGCTGGTGAGGTAGGCCTCGCCAAGGGTGCTGGAGAGGCCGGCATCTTGTACATGCCATCGCTTTACTCATCCATTCCCATGGAAGACATCTACGCCGCTCGCGCCAGCAAGGACCAAGTCATGTTCCAACAGATTTACCTCAACGGCAACTTGTCATCAACCAAGGCGCTATTTGACAAAGCCAAGTCACTGGGTGCCAAAGGTCTTGTCATCACCGTCGACTCGGCTGGTAGTGCTATCAGGCACCGGGCTGCACGCTACGGTGTCGGATCAGCAAACACGCAGCTTACCAAGCTTACATGGGAGGTGTTCCAACAGCTCCAGAACCTTACCGACCTGCCACTCATCCCCAAGGGCATCCAGACTGTTGAAGATACTCAGGAGGCAGTCAAGCAGGGCGTCAAGGCCGTTTTCCTCTCCAACCACGGAGGTCGCCAGATCGATGGATCACCATCAACCCTCCAAGTCGCAATGGAGATTCACCAGCGCGACCCCGAACTATTCAAGAAGATCGAAATCTACGCAGATGGCGGTATCCGATACGGCACAGATATCTTGAAGCTCCTCGCTCTCGGTGTCAAGGCTGTTGGTGTCGGTCGTCCTTTCATGTTCGCCAACATCTACGGTGCCGACGGTGTCAAGAAGGCCGCTGATCTCCTCAAGAACGAGCTCATCATGGACGCTGCCAACATGGGTGTATCCGATCTGAAGAACGTCCCTCTTGACCTTATCGACTGGAAGGCTGCCTCCCCCTGGGTTGGCAACGACCAAATATAG
- a CDS encoding Asp domain containing protein, translated as MTVGSNKQNISFFASGDNNETYIYGTNGYCTDTYSSGACVTFRGGAYTKSSTDRSIGNRKNSAGFEADWTEDTLSFGTNTSLSSFKFGVPRQDLNQAFTSQSQLGLGSNSSFLQALLSAGDIGTRAYSIFWGLVGGPAEKQTTGSLVLGGLDKSLIADQNINFTAPLFQGGKCGTGMVVTISDILLNWPNGTDMSIFMGSQSAVIQACISPSFAGLMSLPLRYYDNFRSLAGGTPPDGRSEARSLGINYFTMLFDPNNVISINVPNTELVVPDTYIAADGAVQTNTSVVINSLQSENDNDLPVLGRLFMSSAYVMVNQEAGRFSVWQANTGSKTSEIVAVDKQNNFVSEFCADSPDGSSKTVPLPTSSSTSPPQTQESKLSGGAIGGIAAGAVGGIAILAIIGFLLHRRRRSGDSATRIAGEQDMETVDVKLPTYSMAPAGPLELPVERV; from the exons ATGACTGTTGGCTCCAATAAGCAGAACATATCATTCTTCGCTAGTGG TGACAACAACGAGACCTACATTTACGGAACAAACGGGTACTGTACAGATACCTACTCATCTGGAGCATGCGTAACATTCCGCGGCGGCGCATACACAAAATCCTCCACGGACAGATCGATCGGTAACCGAAAGAATAGTGCAGGTTTCGAAGCGGACTGGACAGAAGATACTCTGAGCTTTGGCACCAACACCTCGCTATCATCATTTAAGTTCGGCGTGCCGAGACAGGACCTCAATCAAGCCTTCACCAGCCAATCTCAACTCGGCTTAGGCAGCAACTCATCTTTTCTGCAAGCACTCTTATCCGCCGGCGATATCGGCACAAGAGCATACTCCATATTCTGGGGGCTAGTCGGTGGTCCCGCTGAAAAGCAGACCACAGGTTCACTTGTTCTTGGTGGCCTGGACAAATCGTTGATCGCGGATCAAAACATCAATTTCACAGCGCCGCTGTTCCAGGGCGGAAAGTGTGGGACAGGCATGGTGGTAACGATAAGCGATATCCTTCTCAACTGGCCGAATGGTACCGATATGAGCATCTTCATGGGATCGCAGTCAGCGGTCATACAAGCGTGTATTAGTCCTAGTTTTGCAGGGCTGATGTCCCTTCCATTGAGATACTACGACAACTTCCGGTCACTCGCAGGCGGAACTCCTCCAGATGGGAGGAGCGAAGCAAGAAGTCTCGGTATTAATTACTTCACAATGCTTTTCGACCCGAATAATGT CATTTCTATAAATGTTCCCAACACCGAACTAGTCGTCCCCGACACATATATCGCCGCCGATGGCGCAGTTCAGACGAACACATCGGTCGTGATCAATTCGCTCCAGTCCGAGAATGACAACGATCTACCAGTCCTTGGCCGACTGTTCATGAGCTCTGCCTACGTAATGGTCAACCAAGAAGCTGGGAGGTTCTCCGTCTGGCAAGCCAACACCGGATCAAAGACTTCCGAAATCGTCGCGGTGGATAAACAAAACAACTTTGTCAGCGAGTTTTGCGCGGACTCTCCGGACGGCTCGTCAAAGACTGTACCCTTGCCTACGTCTTCTAGTACATCTCCTCCACAAACTCAAGAGTCAAAGCTATCGGGTGGCGCAATTGGCGGGATAGCTGCGGGTGCGGTGGGAGGTATTGCTATACTCGCCATCATTGGCTTCTTGTTGCATCGGAGACGAAGATCAGGCGACTCTGCAACAAGGATCGCAGGGGAACAAGATATGGAGACTGTGGATGTAAAATTGCCTACGTATAGTATGGCGCCAGCAGGACCTCTGGAACTTCCTGTGGAACG AGTATAG